A stretch of DNA from Glycine max cultivar Williams 82 chromosome 18, Glycine_max_v4.0, whole genome shotgun sequence:
GAATGGTTTTTCTTACCTTGGATACGAAGTGATCTTTCTCCTTCATGCGTGATATTAAACTGATATATAAAAGAGAGTCACCTTATCATCATTTCATTCCCTTCAATTTGTTTCATTCCCAAATATACAATTGACAGAAAGTGgagaatattaaataattaatgcaagttaacttaaaaaatagaCCACTAATTATTCAAGAGAGAAAATTCACTTCCTATGGAGATTAACTTCCATGTTCccacaactatttttttttttttttttgtattgtatGCAAGTGAATGCTATCCTCTATAAGAATACTGCAAAAACACAAGGAAACCTCTGGATTTTATGTTACAAAACCACTCATGATTGAGAAcatggattttaaaaaaaaatagtccattACCGCAATTGCAGTGGCAATGTTAAGGTGTTTTTACGCAATTTCCTGCAATTCAAGGATGGTGACAAAATCACGACTCTAATTGCAATTTAAAACTACGATTGAGAAAAACAGACTTTTGtaattcaaattatcaaaatgtttttttgcttCTATCTTCAACCCAATTGGCCATGTAACATGAGAGGATACTAATTTGTCAGTTATGATctatatgcttttattttttttgttgagtcTTGCACTGTTCACTCTTACATCTGTACTTGTCCATATACATGGTAAAGGAAAATGTGATTGAATTTGTTGATAGAAACAGATAAGCTCATGCTTTGACTAGTTTCCCTATGCACACCAATTCATTGTACTTCTCAACATAGCGCTCCAAATTCTTTATGATAAACAGTGAGTTAACTGACTGCTCTGTTGTGGCCAATCTGGCTTATGTGGCAACTATGATAATTGATAAGCCAAGTTGAAGAAGTGCTATGTTGTGAAACTGAACAATATGATCTCAGTGCATTGCATCTCAACAACTTTTGTTTAATGAAAATCTTAAGGTATCATAGTGATGTGACTTGGTAGGCACAttccaaattatttttatattcctTTTGCACCATGAGAAATCTCAAGATTTCTACATGCACACCAAAAGACACTGTCTTAGAAGAGTTTTGGCCCAATTAAGTTAGAAGTTTAGAcatagaataaattaaatatgtggTCAATGTTAAAAGAGCAatgctaaatttttaataacaatggaaaataaattgaagCACTTGTAAGTGCTTGCTGGCATTTTGTGAGTGGCACGTTCTCTCTCTATCATGGACTTATGGTCTTATCTGCTAGCTGATTTTGCTGACTTGCTCAAGTGTTTCCCTTCCATCAGGTTGGTATGTGCACTTATACTTCATCCATTGTGCTCTACTTTTATTGTTGAATTAGGCAAAAAATGgagaatattaatatattatttacctctttttcTGAGAAACGGAGAGCAAATTATTAAGATAAGAATTAGAATATTCATTAGCTGCCAATTtggatttaataatttaatgtacTCAAATCTGCATCATAAGTACTCTTAATCTCGCTTTGTCCTTTGGATGTTAAAGGAGCTtccccaaaaatcaaaatagtaGGACATCAATTTTTTGCATGGAATAATGATTTTCAAGCTTGATAGAGGTAAAATCTAAAATGTAAGAGgatgtttgatttaattgttttctgttttcatttttattagaaatataaaatggtgatgaaaatgtgtttgattggatttctgtttttatttctagtgaaaatatttttagtgtttTCAGTTGAAACCAAGAACCTCATTTTGAGTAAAATGAAAACGCGGTgacaaaaaatgtaattttaagtaaatataaaaatacatttcctcttaaaaatgcatttttcaatatttttatttcttgaaagcaaaaaacaagaagtcaaaccaaacatgttttcacaattctaatcttttgaaaatgaaaacagttttcaaaaaatgaaaacaaaaaataaaaatacaaaccaaatACACCCTAAGATTCTCTAAAacacaataataaatataacagTCAAGTATCATCAGAATTCAGGACCATTTTCACTCCTGAATATatgttacttttcttttttatatgatGTACATTTTCTGGAAACAATAATACCTTATGGTTTACATTTGAAGAGCACAACATAAGTATGtacataaaatcataaaaaattcatCTGAGCGAAAGAATTAGGTTCATCAAAACAAATCCTGCACAACAAATTGAAACAACCTATTCTTGGGTATGTTGAATAACAACAAGTCTTCCTATCTTTCTTTGAAGTTGCAAGATCTTCAGAATCCTTTCCAAGCATCAAGAACTTCATGGAAGACCTCAGCAATCAGATCCCTATCTGCATTTTGCAGGAAGGTATTGAAATCATCAcgaatttcatatattttaccaAACTTCACAAGATATCGGATGCAACTCATCTTCAGTTTCATCAACTGATATAGAGATGCATTTTGGAGCCTATCAAGTACATTCTTTGTATCAATATCTTCTAGAAGACTCTCATGGCATACATCTTTCAAATCAGATATGTCATACTTGTCGGCCGCGTGCAGAAGGGCCAGCCTATGAGTCAGAAACTCTTCATGTTTGATGATCCCATAAAGATAATTGAGAAAAGCCTGGCATGATTCAAGTGACATGTCTGAGATGTTTATGGTTGACAATTCTTTCTCCTGAAGATTATGTGAGAACATGCTGCGGAAGACGGGTGATCTGGCAGCAAGAACAGCTCTATGAGCTCCAATACTTCCATCAGAAGCATTGATGGTGATGTCCGTGTGGATGCCTTCTGTTAGCATTCTACCAAGAGACTCTATGGCTTTTGCATTTGATCTTTGCTGAGTAAATCCTTCTGCCCAAATGGAACAAGGTTCTCCTCCCTGCATTGAAAAATAACATTCCAAATAAGGTAAGGTATTTGTATTCTCAGAGTTATACACCAATTCAATCAGATTAAATAGGAACATGTTATAAATTACAATGAACACCAACAGGCAACAAACAGCTCAATACAAGTGGATTATGACCATGAGACCATGACCCCTTGTAGCGTGCAATCATCCAATCACAAATCTTTTGCATGTAAGttcattaacttttataataattacctaAAGAGTAACTCCAACTATGATTTCTGATTGATAGATGGTGTTGACAGTGATAATGCATGACAATTAAACTCAACATTATAAGTACTAGTCCATTGTCACTAATATTCCTGCTTTATCATTGGTGATTATTCATTATGGCTGAATAAAGGAATTAGTTCAGTGCTAATGATTACAAAATCCTATTAGTACCCTGACTTGATTTTAGCTAGACAGTCGCATTCCAATTGCCTCAAAATAACCACCATTTGTAATGAACATTACAGGGACAACCATaggttaaaaaaatgtgtatttaGAACATACGTTTGGGGATGCAGTCTTCAAATCAAGAAACTCTACGTCAATAATGAATTTTCCAGTTAGTGGAACCTCAATTGCCCAAACAAAATCCTCGTTGTTCTTTAACACTTTGTCCTTTATTTCtgcatcatataaaaaaaaaaaagcatatataCTCATCAGACAACAtgagaaaaactcttaaaacaaaaaatactgaatttcacagcaaaacaaCTTTGAGAAATTGTGAAGATGCAAACAAAGTGGCATAACATAAGCCATGATATCTTCTATTGGCAATTATCATTGTACAACCATGTACAACAACATCATGCAAATACACGACAGAATCTAAGATTGTTGATTATTCTCTATCCACAAGAAAAAACTAAGAATTTAATGCCTATGAATTGACagaactaacaaaaaaaaaaagtaaaaggaaccaaaaacaaaaacaaaaagtaaaaagaaactCAGACCTGGATGTGTGATGGCCTTGCGATCTCCAACAGAACTAACCACCCGAACGATGAAAGATGCAATTGGGGGGTTGTCTCTCGTAAGATTGGATATTTCTGGGAACAATTTAACAAACAAAACCCTGTTTTTCTCCACCGACAAATGCCTTCATttcaaaccaaaaataaataaaattaatcacaCTCTCTGCTCCAATTtgacaccaaaattcaacaactcaaaaaaaaaaaaaaaccaaactttTTGAGGTGCCAAACACTTTATCACACATCTAAACCAATTTATCCACGTGGGGTGCTTCATAATTTAGCTTAACAAAGTACACACCATAACCCCACTTGTGAGCGTTCTGTTTCTGTGTCCTGTTTCCTACCTTAAATGTCTGTCTTAAATCTTAACGAAACATGttcactttcttttttaacagatagatagatagatatatagatagatatggAGAGAGAAATACCAATTCCAGTTTCCGATCTTGAAAGGATCGGATTTTCGGTAAGTGCAAGAAGCCAAGTTTTCGATTCTCCATTGAGCAAGGCGCGGCGTGGTTTCGACTCTGTATGCAGAATCGCTCATCCTATCAGCAAAAGCAAGAGCTGTTGTGATTTCATGGATGCAGTCCAAAATTCCCTCCAACAAAAACTCTCCCGGCTTTCCCAGGTTGACTCTTTATTCTCCAACTCACTTCACTCTTCATATGAAGATCCTCTGTTTCTGTTTTTCactgtttttcactcaaaacagGACAAGCCACACCTCccctgttttttcttcttttatttatctcAAAATAGCTGAGAAATTCAGACAGCGTTCAACAACATTAGCTCTGGCTTTGATTAGATTGCAATTTCTATCAGAGGTTTCGGACACGCAAGGATTTTGGTGTTGCTTTTACCCATTTTTCGgagattaaaagaagaaaaaaaaatgcatattttagagaaagtgagagagaaagagaaagagtgaCTTGTACTTTTATTGGTATGGGATGGTGATGGCCGACGATAAATGAGTATTGGTTGGTTTGTTTTAGACAGGTCTAAGTCTTAACATTATATGATTGAGGATGCAGAAGGTGTACGTGTTGGATTTTGTGTTGATTTAAGATGACCTTATTGTTGGGTCATGTGTGAGCGTGCTTTAAAGGgaaaagaatttttaaatttttggtgCTTTGAAGCAAAGTATCTGTTCCTTGCAAATTTGACCAATTTCCCTAAACCAAATTCTTGGATTGTGGAGGCAACATACTCTCCTCACAAATAACAGTTTCATTCTCATACTTTATTAGTATAATACTagtattgttaaaaaattaaaattcatttttgctaatattgtcattatgtataaaaagtttttatattagcAGTGTATTATTCTTGCTAAGAAAAAGTGATGGAATGAAACAAAGTTTTATCCTCCTATGCAATCTTACCTACTCTATTATACCTGGATGTTAgagattttttctcaaaaatattgTCCATCAAGCAAGATTTTAGTAACTCCATGAAAAATTGAACCTGtaataatagaaaagaaaagagttaaaTTTAGATTCTAGATCACTTGTGTCAACTCATACTaaaaaagtaatggaataaaataaagtttcatcCTATTATTCAAGCATACC
This window harbors:
- the LOC100790186 gene encoding BTB/POZ domain-containing protein At1g55760, whose product is MSDSAYRVETTPRLAQWRIENLASCTYRKSDPFKIGNWNWHLSVEKNRVLFVKLFPEISNLTRDNPPIASFIVRVVSSVGDRKAITHPEIKDKVLKNNEDFVWAIEVPLTGKFIIDVEFLDLKTASPNGGEPCSIWAEGFTQQRSNAKAIESLGRMLTEGIHTDITINASDGSIGAHRAVLAARSPVFRSMFSHNLQEKELSTINISDMSLESCQAFLNYLYGIIKHEEFLTHRLALLHAADKYDISDLKDVCHESLLEDIDTKNVLDRLQNASLYQLMKLKMSCIRYLVKFGKIYEIRDDFNTFLQNADRDLIAEVFHEVLDAWKGF